Within the Pelagovum pacificum genome, the region CTTGAGCGGGGCACGCGGATGCACCTGCTGCTGGAGCATCTCCCCGGCCTCGATCGCGCCCTGTGGTCAGAAACGGCGGCGGCCCTGTTCGACGGCGAGGATCCCGAGGGGACCGAAGATCTGGTCCGCGGTGCCGCAGCGATCCTCGACCATCCGGAGCTGTCCGCGCTTTTCCGGGATGCGCTTGCCGAAGTTCCGGTGACCGCCGCGCTGGCGGAGCTCGACGGGCGGCGAATGCACGGCACGATCGACCTGCTGATCCCCGGCGACACGGTCCTCGCCATCGACTTCAAGACGAACCGGATCGCCCCGTCGCGACCGGAGGACACGCCGGACGGCCTCTTGCGCCAGATGGGCGCCTATGCCGCGGCGCTTGGGCAGATATATCCGGGCCGGACGATCGAGACGGCGATCCTCTGGACGTCTGTGCCAGAATTGATGCGGTTGCCGACCTCTCTGGTCATGGCCTCCTTGCGTCGGGCCTCCGCACCTTGACGCATGAGAGCCCCCTCCTTACGTTCCGCATCCTAGATATTGCGGCCAAGGAGAGTCCTCATGGCAACCGTTGCAGTCACCGACGACACTTTCGACGCCGAAGTGCGTCAGTCCGACATCCCCGTGGTGGTGGACTTCTGGGCCGAATGGTGCGGTCCCTGTAAGCAGATTGGGCCGGCACTTGAAGAAATCTCGGAAGAGATGGACGGCAAGATCAAGATCGCCAAGGTCAACGTCGACGAGAACATGAATGCACCGGCGCAGATGGGCATCCGCGGCATCCCCGCCCTGTTCATCTTCAAGGACGGTGAGATCGTTTCGAACCGTGCCGGTGCCGCGCCGAAAGCGGCGCTGATGAGCTGGATCCAGGACTCGATCTGATCCTGCCAGACCCGGATTTTGCAAAGAGGGCGTCCCGTTGAGGGCGCCCTTTTTCGTTGGTCAGAGCGGCCAGCCGTTTTCCAGTAACCGCGTTCGGATGCTCTGCTCGGCGTGCGGGCGTCCGGCGTTGATGCTCATGTGCTGCCAGAACCACCAGACAAACCCGGCGTAGTCCGGCTCCGCCACCTTCACTGCTTCGAACGCGGCCGTCTCTCCGAGGTCGAGCACGTTCGCGGCGATGTGATGGAAGTCGATCTTCGCGAACAGCACCGCCGGCTTTTCGAACAGAAAGCCGTTGAACGCGGCGGCGGAATTCTGGGTCACCACGTAGTCGCAGCGTGACAGGGCGATATCCATCATGCCCGTCTCGATCGTCAGGCGCCGATCCTTGATCGCGTGCAGCGCGGCAAGCTCCGCGTCGGAATAGGTCTCATCCGGGTGGAGCGTGACCAGAACTTCGCGGTCCGGATCCTGCGTCAGGACCGACCTCACCATGTCGACAGGCGAACAGGCCTGGAACGAGCGGCGCTCCGTCAGCTTGCCCTGAAGCGGGACATAGACGAAGCCATCCCTGCCGATGTCCTGCGACACGTCGGGAAACAGCCGGTCGCGCCAGTAGCCGTGAAAGCGCCGGGCTTCCGCCTCTGGCACGATGGACCAGTCGACGTTGGACTTCGCGACATGCCAGTTCCAGCGGGCCGGGGTCTTCTCGATCTGCCAGAACGGATATTGGTAGACGCGACGGAAGGTGAGGCCGCGCTCGGTCGTCGGACGCGTCATGTGAAACATCGAGTAGCCCTCGCGGGAGAGGGAGCGAGCGACCTCGACGTCGGAATCGTCGTTGATGACGACGTCGTAATCGGCGTCCTCCAGCACACCCACCAGCTTGCTGATGAAATTGTGCCGTCGACCCGTCGCGGAGCGTTTCAGGCCGTCTTCGAGATAGAAATTGACCACCCGGGGGACACTCATTGCGGCAGGCTATATGCGGAGGCGTCGCCTTGTCCATCCGGTGGCGGTGAACCATATGGGGTCTCAACCAACAGGAGATCACATGGCAGAGCAAAGCTTTCCGGGCTGGCACGGCACCACGATCATCGGCGTTCGCAAGGGCGGCAAGGTCGTCATCGCGGGTGACGGCCAGGTGAGCCTCGGCGACACGGTCATCAAGGGCACCGCCCGCAAGGTCCGCCGGATTTCCCCCGGCGGCTACGACGTCATTGCCGGGTTCGCCGGGTCCACCGCCGACGCCTTCGCGCTGCTCGAGCGGCTCGAGAAGAAGCTCGAGGCGACGCCGGGGCAGCTGCAACGGGCGAGCGTCGAGCTTGCGAAGGACTGGCGGACGGACAAGTACCTGCAGAAGCTCGAAGCGATGCTGATCGTGTCCGACGGCAAGGAAATCTTCGTCATCACCGGCGCCGGCGACGTGCTGGAGCCCGAGCATGACGTGACCGCCATCGGCTCGGGCGGGAACTACGCGCTTGCGGCCGGGCGCGCGCTGATGAGCACTGACCTGTCAGCGGAAGAGATCGCCCGCCGCGCCATGCAGATCGCGTCGGACATCTGCGTCTACACGAACGGCAACCTCACGGTCGAAATGCTGGAGGGCGGCGCGTAGGGTGCGCGCTTGATGCGCACCAGCCAACGGACCGGACCTCGGGGTGCGCATCGAGCGCGCACCCTACGCCTTTCGGGTGATTTCTTTCCTGAGGCCAACGGTTGCGGATAACCTCTCCGCGACACGGGGAGGCACGGCATGGCCGACGACAAGATCGAGATCGAGAACGTGAACTCGCCGGGCCGCACCACGCGGGTCGACCGTGCGAAGTTCGAAGCGATGCGCGACGCACTGCTGCAGGTGCTGCCGGATGCCGCGCCGGGGATGAAGGTCCCGGATGCCAAGGCAGCGCTTCTGCCGCTGCTGCCGCAGGACCTTTTTCCCGGCGGCGACAAGGCGGGTTAGTGGTTGAAGGCGGCGCAGCTCGACCTCGAGGCGAAGGGACGAATTGCCCGCGCGGACAAGCCGCCGGTCCGGCTCTACCGGGTCTGAAACCGGACGCCCGTCTTGGAATTTCGGGCGTCATGCGTATCTGTTCGCCAGCACCGGGTGTCAGAAGGACCCCGAAAATGAACCATTGTCCGGTAACGGGCAGGCGAACAGGACACGTATGACCGACCTCACTCCCCGCGAAATCGTCTCGGAGCTTGATCGCTTCATCATCGGCCAGGCCGAGGCCAAGCGCGCCGTTGCCGTCGCACTCCGCAACCGCTGGCGGCGCAAACAGCTTGGCCCCGATCTGCGCGACGAGGTTTACCCGAAGAACATCCTGATGATCGGCCCGACCGGCGTCGGCAAGACGGAGATCAGCCGCCGCCTCGCCAAGCTGGCCCGCGCGCCCTTCGTGAAGATCGAGGCGACGAAGTTCACCGAGGTCGGCTACGTCGGCCGCGACGTGGAGCAGATCGTCCGTGACCTCGTCGATACCGCGATCGTCCAGACCCGCGAGCACATGCGCGAGGACGTGAAATCGAAGGCCCACCAGGCCGCCGAGGACCGGGTGATCGCCGCCGTCGCCGGAGAAGGTGCGCGGGACGGCACGCGGGAGATGTTCCGCAAGAAGCTGAAGAACGGCGAGCTCGACGACACGATGATCGAGATCGAGATTTCCGACACGTCGAACCCGCTCGGCGGGATGGAAATACCGGGTCAGCCCGGCATGATGCCGGGTGGCATGAACATCGGCGACATCTTCGGGAAAGCCTTCGGCAACCGCACGGTGAAGAAGCGCATGACCGTGGCCGAGAGCTACGAGAGCCTGATCGCCGATGAGGCCGACAAGCTGCTCGACGATGAGACGGTCACGAAAGCCGCGCTCGAGGCGGTGGAGCAGAACGGGATCGTCTTCCTCGACGAAATCGACAAGGTCTGCCGCAATTCCGATGCACGCGGGGCCGACGTGTCCCGGGAAGGCGTGCAGCGCGACCTGCTGCCGCTGATCGAGGGCACGACCGTCTCGACCAAGCACGGGCCGGTGAAGACCGACCACATCCTGTTCATCGCGTCGGGCGCCTTCCACATCGCGAAGCCGTCGGACCTGCTGCCGGAGCTTCAGGGCCGCCTGCCGATCCGGGTGAACCTGCGCGCGCTGACCGAAGGTGACTTCGTCCGTATCCTGACGGAGACGGACAACGCGCTGACCCGTCAGTACGTGGCGCTGATGAAGACGGAGGAGGTCACCGTATCCTTCACCGAGGAAGGCATCGCCGCGCTGGCCAAGATCGCGGCGGAGGTCAACGAAAGCGTCGAGAACATCGGTGCGCGGCGGCTCTATACCGTCATGGAGCGCGTGTTCGAGGAGCTGTCGTTCCACGCGCCCGACCGTGCCGGCGAAGCTGTGACCGTCGACGCGGACTTCGTCGAAACCCACCTTGGCGAGCTCACACGCTCTACCGATTTGAGCCGTTACGTGCTTTGAAGGCGGCATGATCCGTCTCCTGATCCTCCTGTCCGTGGCGATGCTCGCGGCATGTTCCCAGGAGGGTCGGGATTCCTTCGCATTCGTGCCGGAAGCGGTGGACTACGGGACGCAGGTCCCGGTGTTCGTCGCCTCCGGGCGCGACCGGGAGGGGAACGGCTACTTCGAATACGGACGCGCCGCGGGCATCAGCCTGTCGCGCTATACGGTGTCCGTTCCGCCGGTCCGGCCACTCGGCATGGTGACGCTCGCCTCCGAGGGCTACATCAACCCGCGTCTGCAATACGTCGTGAGCGACATCGCGCAATTCGACGGGGACGCGGCGTTCGAAACTGAACTCGCGTCCGCTCTCGGACAATCGTCCAGCAAGACGGCAGTGATCTTCGTCCCCGGCTTCAACATCTCGTTCCGCGAGGCGCTCTACCGGCAGGCGCAGATGATGGTCGATTTGCAGATCCCCGGCGTGCCGGTGCTGTTCAGCTGGCCGAGCGCGAACAATGTGCTCGGCTACGGGTTCGACCGTGAAAGCATCCTCTATTCCCGCAATCCGCTGGAGAAACTGATCCGCCAGGCCGATGCCGCCGGTGCGGAGGAGGTCGTGGTGATCGGCCATTCGCTCGGCGCGCTGCTGACGATGGAGGTGCTGCGGCAGATGGCGATCCGGGACGGCGGTACGCCCTCTGTCGATTTCGGCGGCATTATCCTCGTCTCTCCCGACATCGATATCGAGCTGTTCCGGCGGCTCGCCGAGGAATCCGGCGGTCTGCCGGAGCCCTTCGCGATCTTCGTCTCGAAGAACGATCCGGCGCTCCGGATCTCCGCGTTGCTCGCGGGGACGCGGGACCGGCTGGGCACGAATACCGACCCCGCGCTCTTGGGAAATCTGCCCGTTTCGGTGATCGACGTGTCCGACTTCGCCTTCGACAATGAGAACCTGCATTTCACGGCCGCGAACTCACCCGCGCTGATCCGGATACTCACGCGCGCGGCGATGGCAGAGCGCGAAACACCGGGAAGCGCGGGGCCGGTCTTGGGGTCCGTCATGGGTCAGGGGATGGAAACGGCGGTGCTGATCTCACCCCGCGCGCTGGCGCAATAGGGCTTCACATCCGCGAAAAAGGGGCAGAGTAATCCGCTCATGCCCCTCCTCAAATTCGTTCGAGAGAACGCGGCATTCCTCCTCGCCGGGGTTTTGATCGCCTTCACCTCGTCCTACGGACAAACCTATTTCATCTCGATCTTCGCGGGACAGATCCGCGAGGAATTCTCGCTGTCGCATGGCAACTGGGGCCTGATCTACACGGTCGGCACCACGATTTCGGCCATGACGATGGTCTGGGCCGGCGCGCTGACGGACCGGTTCCGGACCCGGCAGCTCGGCCTGATCGTGATGGTCGGACTGGCGATCGCGAGTCTGGCCATGGCGGCGGTTCCGTCGGCGATGATGCTGATCGCAGTGATCTTCCTGCTCCGTCTCACCGGGCAAGGGATGATGAGCCACCTCGCAATGGTGTCGATGGCGCGCTGGTTCGTCGCGCGCCGCGGCACGGCGATGTCGATCGCGTCGATGGGGTTCGCGCTGGGTCAGGCGGTGCTGCCGATCGCGTTCGTCGCGCTGCTGGGCATCTTCGACTGGCGGCTCCTGTGGGTCGGGGCGGCCTTGCTCGTCATGCTGACGCTGCCGGTCATCATCAGCCTGCTCCGGCTGGAGCGGACACCGCAGTCGGTTGCCGAGAGCACGCAGTCGACCGGCATGGGCAACCGCCACTGGACGCGGAACGAGGTCATCCGTCATCCGCTGTTCTGGATGATGATCCCTGCCCTGCTCGGCCCGCCGGCGTGGGGCACGGCGCTCTTCTTCCAGCAGGTCCACCTTGTCGAGGTGAAGGGTTGGGAGCTGGCGCAGTGGGTCGCCTTGATGCCGATCTTCACCGTGATGATGATCGGGTCGAACTTCTCCTGCGGGCTGGCGATCGACAAGCTGGGTAGTCCGGCGGCGATCAGTGTCTACATGATCCCCTTCGCGCTCGGCTCGCTCATCATCGGGGCGAGCGGGTCGCTGACGATGGCCGGCCTCGGCCTCGCCGTTTTCGCGATCGGCAACGGTATGCAGACGACGACACCGGGCGCCTTCTGGGCGGAGTTCTTCGGGACGCGGCACCTCGGGTCGATCAAGGCGGTCGCCTCGGCCATCATGGTATTCGGGAGCGCCATCGGGCCGGGACTGACCGGCGTGCTGATCGACTACGGCATCGACTTTCCGCAACAGCTGTTCGGGATCGCGGTCTACTTCGCCTGCGCAGGCGCTTTGGCGGTCTTCGGCGTGCTGCGGGCGCGGTCCGCGCTACCGGCTCCGGCGTAGGTAGACGTAGAAGGCGCCGGTTCCGCCGTGGCTGATGTGCGCCTCGGTCACCTGCATCACGACGGGCGCGAGTGGCGCCATCTTCAGCCATTGCGGCACCTGGTGCCGCAGGACGCCGTGCCGGG harbors:
- the hslV gene encoding ATP-dependent protease subunit HslV is translated as MAEQSFPGWHGTTIIGVRKGGKVVIAGDGQVSLGDTVIKGTARKVRRISPGGYDVIAGFAGSTADAFALLERLEKKLEATPGQLQRASVELAKDWRTDKYLQKLEAMLIVSDGKEIFVITGAGDVLEPEHDVTAIGSGGNYALAAGRALMSTDLSAEEIARRAMQIASDICVYTNGNLTVEMLEGGA
- a CDS encoding alpha/beta hydrolase, coding for MIRLLILLSVAMLAACSQEGRDSFAFVPEAVDYGTQVPVFVASGRDREGNGYFEYGRAAGISLSRYTVSVPPVRPLGMVTLASEGYINPRLQYVVSDIAQFDGDAAFETELASALGQSSSKTAVIFVPGFNISFREALYRQAQMMVDLQIPGVPVLFSWPSANNVLGYGFDRESILYSRNPLEKLIRQADAAGAEEVVVIGHSLGALLTMEVLRQMAIRDGGTPSVDFGGIILVSPDIDIELFRRLAEESGGLPEPFAIFVSKNDPALRISALLAGTRDRLGTNTDPALLGNLPVSVIDVSDFAFDNENLHFTAANSPALIRILTRAAMAERETPGSAGPVLGSVMGQGMETAVLISPRALAQ
- a CDS encoding glycosyltransferase family protein; the encoded protein is MSVPRVVNFYLEDGLKRSATGRRHNFISKLVGVLEDADYDVVINDDSDVEVARSLSREGYSMFHMTRPTTERGLTFRRVYQYPFWQIEKTPARWNWHVAKSNVDWSIVPEAEARRFHGYWRDRLFPDVSQDIGRDGFVYVPLQGKLTERRSFQACSPVDMVRSVLTQDPDREVLVTLHPDETYSDAELAALHAIKDRRLTIETGMMDIALSRCDYVVTQNSAAAFNGFLFEKPAVLFAKIDFHHIAANVLDLGETAAFEAVKVAEPDYAGFVWWFWQHMSINAGRPHAEQSIRTRLLENGWPL
- the trxA gene encoding thioredoxin — encoded protein: MATVAVTDDTFDAEVRQSDIPVVVDFWAEWCGPCKQIGPALEEISEEMDGKIKIAKVNVDENMNAPAQMGIRGIPALFIFKDGEIVSNRAGAAPKAALMSWIQDSI
- a CDS encoding MFS transporter, which codes for MPLLKFVRENAAFLLAGVLIAFTSSYGQTYFISIFAGQIREEFSLSHGNWGLIYTVGTTISAMTMVWAGALTDRFRTRQLGLIVMVGLAIASLAMAAVPSAMMLIAVIFLLRLTGQGMMSHLAMVSMARWFVARRGTAMSIASMGFALGQAVLPIAFVALLGIFDWRLLWVGAALLVMLTLPVIISLLRLERTPQSVAESTQSTGMGNRHWTRNEVIRHPLFWMMIPALLGPPAWGTALFFQQVHLVEVKGWELAQWVALMPIFTVMMIGSNFSCGLAIDKLGSPAAISVYMIPFALGSLIIGASGSLTMAGLGLAVFAIGNGMQTTTPGAFWAEFFGTRHLGSIKAVASAIMVFGSAIGPGLTGVLIDYGIDFPQQLFGIAVYFACAGALAVFGVLRARSALPAPA
- the hslU gene encoding ATP-dependent protease ATPase subunit HslU — protein: MTDLTPREIVSELDRFIIGQAEAKRAVAVALRNRWRRKQLGPDLRDEVYPKNILMIGPTGVGKTEISRRLAKLARAPFVKIEATKFTEVGYVGRDVEQIVRDLVDTAIVQTREHMREDVKSKAHQAAEDRVIAAVAGEGARDGTREMFRKKLKNGELDDTMIEIEISDTSNPLGGMEIPGQPGMMPGGMNIGDIFGKAFGNRTVKKRMTVAESYESLIADEADKLLDDETVTKAALEAVEQNGIVFLDEIDKVCRNSDARGADVSREGVQRDLLPLIEGTTVSTKHGPVKTDHILFIASGAFHIAKPSDLLPELQGRLPIRVNLRALTEGDFVRILTETDNALTRQYVALMKTEEVTVSFTEEGIAALAKIAAEVNESVENIGARRLYTVMERVFEELSFHAPDRAGEAVTVDADFVETHLGELTRSTDLSRYVL